The genomic region CGGCCCGGTACCGCGGCTCGAGCTCGCTGGCGAGGTCGCCTTTGAGCACGTCCTGGATGCGCCGGCCTTCGAGCTCTTCCGTGCGGTAGCCGAAGGTCTCCAGCTCTTGGCCTTCGGCGATCAGGTAGCGCAGCTCGGCGTCGAAGAGGAGCACGAAGACGCCGGGGACGCTCCGCGCCAGGGCACGGTACCGGTCCATGTCCCGCTGCCGGCGCCGGTCGGCCAGCACCCGCTCGGTGACGTCAGTGACCAGGACAAAGAAGCCCTGCACGGAGCCGTCCCGGGTGTCGGGCGTGTAGGTCACCTCGGTGAAACGTGACTCGCCCGCGGCATCCACGAGGATCCGGTCAAACTGTTGCGGTTCTCCGGCGAGCACCCGCTCGACGTGCTGCCGGTTCGCCTCGAACACGGCCTCCCCGAGCACGTCCCGGATATGCATGCCATGCAGCTGCTGGGGTTCGACGCCGAACCACTCGCAGTAAGCGTCATTGGCCAGCCGGCTGCGGAGTCCTGTGTCCCAATAGCCCACCATGGCCGGAATCCCGTTGAGGACGGCCTGCAGCTGTGCCGGGATCGCCGGCAGCGGCGACGCGCCGGCATCATCCCTGTTGAGCGGGCTGCGATTTGTCATTGCCCCAGTATCCATGTCAGGCCGCGGCAGGAAAAACCGCCAGCAAGTCCGTCAGGTTTGACAGGCATGAACAACCAGCCGCACCAGCGGCCGCCCAAAAGGGTGCGATGCACCTGGCTCCTCAGGAGGGCTCCATTCACATCTTCGGAGAGTGATCGGTAAGGATGGGGCAGAATTCAGGGGCCTGCTGGGCTGCGACGCGGCGGGAAGAAGACGCGGACAGGGAGCACGAGCCCGATCAACGAGAGGGCGAGGAAGCCGACCTGGTGGATGTGATCCGTGCCCGGCGGGAGGTTTCCAAACAGGTGGGCCAGCCAGAAAACGGGGTAGAACCAGAGCGCGCACCACGCCCACCGCTCGATGCGCCGATACGGCACCAGCACGATCAGCGCCCCGAAAAGGCCGAGTCCGGTCGAGGCGAGACCGTCCGCACGATACAAGGCAGCGTCCCCTCCCATTGGAACGACCGCGACCACGACACCAAACACGAGGATGGCCAGGCTAACCACCGCGAGGCAGATCCAGCCGATCTGCACCGTCAGCTTCGTCGCGAGCACGACGTCACCGTACACCCCACGGAATTTGACGACTATGGGAGCATCGTCAGGGCATAAACCGGTAGCCGATGCCTGCCTCGGTGAGCAGGTGGCGCGGGTTGGCGGTGTCCGGCTCGAGCTTGCGGCGCAGCTGGGCCATGTAGACCCGCAGGTAGTTGGTCTCCTTGGCGTACGCCGGGCCCCAGACCGCGGAGAGCAACTGCTGCTGGGTGATGAGCTTTTCCGGATTCCGCACCAACACGTCAAGCATTTTCCACTCCGTGGGGGTCAGCCGGACGTCCTGTCCCTCGCGGATCACCCTGCGCTTGGCCAGGTCCACGGTGAAGTTCGCCGTGCTGACCACCGCTTCGTGGTCCGGTTCGATGCTCCGGCGCAGCACAGCGCGGAGCCGGGCCAGGAGCTCGTCCAGGCCGAACGGTTTGGTGATGTAGTCGTCCGCGCCGGCGTCGAGGGCCTGGACCTTGTCCTCGGAGCCGTGGCGGGCGGACAGCACCAGGACCGGTACGCTGCTCCAGCCGCGCAGCTCCCGGATCACCGCCGTGCCGTCCAGATCCGGCAGGCCGAGGTCCAGGATCACCACCGCCGGCGGCTCCTGCCTGGCCTTAAGCAGTGCTGACCTGCCGTCCGCCGCTGTCGAGACCGCGTAGCCGTGGGCCTGCAGGGTGATGCGCAGGGCCCGCAACAGGTGGGGATCGTCGTCGACCACCAGGACCGCGCTCATGGCGTGTCCTGCCTGGCATCCTGGCCGGTTTCCTGGCCGATGACAGAAAGCGGGGGCCGGTGGCGGCGGCCGGTCAGCGCCGATTGCGGTTCCAGCGGGGCACGGCCGGGGCGAGCATCAAAGGGCACGCCGGTGGAGAGCGGCAGGGTGATCACCATGGTCAGGCCGCCGCCCGGCGTTGCCTCCGCCGCCAGCCGTCCGCCCATCGCCTCGGTGAATCCCTTCGCCACGGCCAGGCCGAGGCCGATGCCGGCGCCCCGGGCGTCGTCGTCGAGGCGCTGGAACGGGCGGAACATGTCCAGGACCCGTTCCGCCGGGACGCCCCGGCCGTGGTCGATGATGCGCAGCTCGCCCGCGGGACGCCCGCGCAGCGTGGCCGGACTGAGACCGCCCGCCGTTCCGACCACCACGATGTCCGAGTCCGGGGCGTACTTGACGGCGTTCTCGACGATGTTTGCGATCACGCGCTCCAGCATGCCCTGGTCGGCATCGATCTCGGGCATGTTGGCTGGCAGTTCCACCCGCACCCGGCCCGGCGGGACGCCGTGCAGCGCGCCGGGGATCACCTCGTACCAGCGGAGCGGGCGCAGCCGGGGGCTGACCGAATCGGAGGTGATGCGGGACATGTCCAGCAGGTTGCCGACCAGCAGGTCGAGCCGGTCGGAGCATTCCTCGATCGTGGCCAACAGCTCCTGCTCCTCCTGCGGGGTGTACCGGACACCGGTCCGCCGGAGGCCGCCGACGGCGAGCTTGATCCCGGCCAGCGGTGTCCGCAGGTCGTGGGAGACCGCGCGGAGGATGGACGTGCGCATGGTGTTGCTCTCGGCCAGGCGCATCATCTCGCGCCGGCTGGCCACGAGCTGCTGGCGCTCCAGCTGGGCGGCCAGGTGCACGCCGAAGGCTGCCAGGAGCCGCCGGTCGCTGGCCGGCAGGATCCGGCCATAGAGGACCAGCCGGGTGGTGGGGTTGATCTCCTCGACGTTCTCGCCGTCGGGAGCGTGGTTAGCCGGTACGTCGCCGGCGGAGGCCAGGAGCCGCCAGGCTCCGCCGCCGTGGGTGCCCTGGCTGAAGAGAGCCGTGCCGCGGACCTGGAAGACGGTCCTGGCCTGCTCGAGCAGGGACTGGACGGTGTCCTCCGAACCGGCGGCCCCGCGGGTGAGATCACTGAGTGTGGCGGCCTCCGCCCTGGCCCGGGCGGCCTCCTTGGACCGGCGGGCGGACAGGTCCACCACCACGGCGACGGCCGCCGACACTCCTACAAAGACGAAGAGGGCCAGGTAGTTCTGTGGATCGCTGATGAACAGGTTGCCGGTCGGGGGAGTGGAGAAGTAGTTCACCAGCAGGCTGCTCCACAGGGCCGCCAGGACCGCCGGCCACAGCCCGCCCACCAGGGCCACCGCCACCGAGCCGCTGAGCTGGACCAGCATGGCGGTGGCCACGTTCTGCTGCGGATTCAGGAACGCCAGGAGCAGCTGCAGGAGCGCCGGAAGGAGCACCGCGAGGACCAGGCCCACCGCCACCCGGGCCCGGCCGAGGTCGCGGGGTCGCGGCACCCCCGTGCCCTGCCCGCCGAGCGGATGGGAGACCATGTGGACGTCGATGTCCCCGGAACCGCGCACCACCCGGGTGCCCACGCCGCTGCCCAGGAGACGGCCCAGCACGCCCGCGATGTTCTTGTGGCGCGAGATCCCGACCACGATCTGGGTGGCGTTGACGCTGCGGGCGAAGTCCAGCAGCGCGGCCGCCGGGTCCTCTCCGGCGACGATATGGTAGCTGCCGCCCATGTCCTGGACCAGCCGCCGTTGCCGTTCGAGCGCCTGCGGTGACTCCGAAGCGACGCCGCCAGCGGCCCGCACATGGACGGCCAGGAGGTCTCCGCCGCTGACCCGGGTCAGGATGCGTGCCCCGCGCCGGATGAGCGCCTCGCCCTCAGGGCCGCCGGTCAGTCCGACGACGATGCGCTCGCGGGCAGGCCAGCTGTCCTGGATCCCGTGCTCGGCACGGTACTTCGCCAGCCCCTCGTCCACCCGGTCGGCCAGCCACAGCAGGGCGAGTTCGCGCAGCGCGCTGAGGTTGCCCAGCCGGAAGTAGTCGGAGAGTGCCGCATCAATCTGGTCCGCGGGGTAGATCTTGCCGTCGCTGAGCCGCTGGCGCAGCAGTTCAGGGGGGATATCGACCAAATCGATCTGGTCGGCGCGGCGCACGACGTCATCCGGAACCACTTCATCCGGCTCAACTTCGGCCGGCACCGTCTCCGCCTGGCGGACGCCGGTGATGGCACTGACAACGTCGCCCAGGGACGCCAGGTGTGCAATGTTGAGCGTGGACAGGACATTGATCCCGGCGTCGAGGAGTTCGTCCACGTCCTGCCAGCGCTTCGGGTTGCGGCTGCCCGGGACGTTGGTGTGGGCGTAGTCATCCACCACCACGGTCTCGGGGGCACGGGCCAGGACCGCGTCCAGGTCCATTTCCTCGGCCTCCGCGCCTCGGTGGCCTAACCGCCGGGGCGGAATGACCTCCAGGCCCGCCATCAGGGCCCTCGTGTCGGGCCGGCCGTGATCGAGCGCGAACGCTACCGCAACGTCCTCGCCGCGCTCGCCGAGGCGGTGGGCTTCCTCCAGCATCTCGTAGGTCTTGCCCACACCGGGCGCGGCCCCCAGGAAGATCCGCAGCGTTCCACGTGCCATGTCGTCATTCTGTCACTTGGAGGCGGACCCGGGCGACGCGGCCGCGGGCCCACGGAAGCCCGCGTTAAGGAACCGTCAGGATTGTCCGCCGGACAGTTGCCGCGGCTGCCGCGACTGATACTGTCGCGGACGGAAGCGGCGCGGTGCGTCGCGTGGAAAGGACGTTATGACCACGCTCAGCCGGCCCCCGGCAGACCCCTCGGCGCCGCGGCCCGGCGCAGGGGATCACTTCAGGAACTGGCTGCTGTTCGGCCTCCAGGACGCCAAGGGAACCCACCAGGGTCCCGGGGCGGTGAGTGACAGCCACCTGAAGAAGCACACGTGGTGGCAGGTCATGTGCCTGACAGGCGTGGACTACTTCTCCACGCTGGGCTACCAGCCCGCCATCGCCGCGCTCGCGGCCGGGGTGATCTCGCCGCTGGCCACCCTGGTGCTGGTCGCCGTGACCCTGTTGGGCGCGCTGCCGGTGTACCGCCGGGTTGCCGGCGAAAGCCCGCGCGGTGAGGGGTCCATCGCCATGCTGGAACGGCTCTTGCCGCGCTGGGGCGGGAAACTCCTGGTCCTGGTGCTGCTGGGCTTTGCGGCCACCGACTTCATGATCACCATGACGCTCTCCGCTGCCGACGCGACCGCCCACGCCATCGAGAACCCGTTCGCTCCCGCCTGGATGCAGGGCCAGAACGTCGCCGTCACCTTGGTGCTGCTGGCCATGCTGTCCGCGGTGTTCCTGCGCGGCTTCAAGGAGGCAATCGGCGTCGCCGTCGTCCTCGTGGGGCTCTATCTCGGCCTGAACGTCATTGTGGTTATCACAACCATCTTCGAGGTCATCGCGCACCCGGTGGCGGTCGACAACTGGTGGCTGGCCCTGACCACCCAGCACGGAAACCCCCTGATGGTCGTGGGCATCGCGCTGCTGGTCTTCCCGAAGCTGGCCCTCGGCCTGTCGGGCTTCGAGACCGGCGTCGCGGTCATGCCGCAGATCCGAGGCCACGCCACGGACACCGAGAAGAACCCCGAGGGCAGGATCAAGGGCGCCCGCCGCCTGCTGACCACGGCCGCCGTCATCATGAGTGCGTTTCTCGTCACCACGAGCTTCACCACCGTGGTGCTCATCCCGGAACAGGAATTCCAGCCGGGCGGCCAGGCGAACGGGCGCGCCCTGGCCTATCTGGCCCACGAATACCTGGGCGCGGGCTTCGGCACCGTGTATGACATCAGCACCATTGCCATCCTGTGGTTTGCCGGCGCCTCCGCCATGGCCGGGCTCCTGAACCTGGTTCCCCGCTACCTGCCCCGGTACGGCATGGCGCCGGAATGGGCACGCGCCGTCCGGCCGCTGGTCCTGGTGTTCACGCTCGTGGGGTTCCTGATCACCTGGCTCTTCGACGCCGACGTCGACGCCCAGGGCGGCGCCTACGCCACCGGCGTCCTGGTCCTGATGACCTCTGCCGCGGTCGCCGTGACCTTCTCGGCGCGCAGCAAACGGCAGCGCAAGCGCAGCATCGGGTTCGGGATCATCGCCGTCGTCTTCATTTACACCACGGTGGCCAACATTTTCGAGCGGCCCGAAGGCCTCCGGATCGCGGCGCTGTTCATCCTCGGGATCATCGTCATCTCGCTGCTCTCGCGCATCCGGCGCTCCTTCGAACTCCACGCCACGCATGTGCGCATGGACACCCCGGCCCTGGAATTCCTGGCTGCCAACGAAACCGGGCCCATCGCGATCATCGCCCACGAACCGCTGCGGCTTAGTGCTGAGGCGTACCGGGACAAGCTGACGTCCGCCATTGAGGTCAGCCATCTGCCGGTGGACTACCAGGCCCTGTTCCTGGAAGTGGTGGTGGACGACTCCTCGGACTTCGAGACCGAACTCGAGGTCCGCGGGGTGATCCGGCACGGGTACCAGATCCTGGAGGTCCACGGGCCCGTGGTTCCCAACACGATCGCGTCCGTGCTCCTGCACATCCGCGACGTCACCGGACTGATGCCGCATATCTACTTCCGCTGGACGGAGGGCAACCCGATCACCAACCTCATGCGGTTCCTGGCCTTCGGAGAAGGCGAAATCGCGCCGGTCACCCGTGAAGTGCTGCGCGAGGCCGAACCGGACGTCACCCGGCGGCCCTGGGTCCACGTCGGCTGACACCGGGAACACAAACGCCCCTCCGGAGGAATCCTCCGGAGGGGCGTTGTGATCTTCGGGGAAAGTGCCCCGGCCGGGCGGCCGGGACATTATCCGGAGTACTTAGAGCGGGCGGATGTTCTCAGCCTGCGGGCCCTTCGGGCCCTGCGTGACGTCGAATTCAACCTTCTGGTTCTCGTCCAGCGAGCGGTAGCCGCTGGTGGCGATTGCCGAGTAGTGGGCGAAAACGTCGGCCGACCCGTCATCCGGGGCAATGAAGCCAAAACCCTTTTCGGCGTTGAACCATTTAACTGTGCCTGTAGCCATGCCTTTATCCTTCTGAAATGCTGCTGATCTCCGGCGGCCATAAGGCCAACGGCTGCGGAGACATTCGTCCGCTGTCCCCCAACGTACGGGGCGACGGCCCCCTGTGCAAGGGTCTGACGGGGGTCTTCGCATCTGCATGGCACTTCAGTCAATCCGAAACGGGGCCGTCGAAGAGCGCAATCAGGTCGCGGCTGATCTGGTACGGCGACGTCTCGCTCGGGCTGTGACCGCCCCGGTAGACGGAAATTTTCGCCCCGATCGACTGCGCGAAGCGCCGGTGCAGCCCCAGCGGCCAGAGATCGTGTTCCCCGACGGCGACAAACTTCGGCAGCGTCGCCGCCGCCAGCAGTTGCCGCAGATCGGGGGTGTGCTTCATGAGGCCGATGATGTCGACCACCGAGGCGCGGCGCGTGTACGCGAACCTGCTTTTCACGAACCGCAACCGCATGGGCGCCACCCTGGCGACATTGCTGCGGATGCCCCAGATCATCAAGGCGGCGCCGGCCCGGCTGTTGACCAGGCCGCTGAACCAGCCGACGAAGGGCAGCCCGCGGAAACACTGGCCAGGCTCCGGCGGGCAACTGATCAGGGTCAGGCTCCGGAACATCTCGGGCCGCTGTTGAAAGGCCAGCTGGGCGACGGTGGCCGCGAAGGAGTACCCCACGACGTGTGCCGCGCCGTCCCCGGCGTCGAGCATCGCGATGAGGTCGTCACGGAAGAGCTCGTAGTCATAGTGGGTCCGCGGCGGGGCGAGGTTTTCCGGCCCGGCCCGGGCTGATTCGTACTGGCCCGCTATGTCGCAACTGAGCACGAAATAGCCGGCCGCGGCTAGCTCGGGCAGCATGAGGATGAAGTCTTCCTTGGAGCCGGTAGCGCCCGGAATGAGCAGGACGCGCGGGTTGCCCGGATCCCCGGACGTGATGGTCGCGAGGGTGCCGCTGGGCGCCTCGAACTCGCCGCGCAGCACACCTTCCGGCAGGGCGGACCAGTCGAAGTCCGGCAGCGCTGCATCCCGGCGGGCGGCATCATCCACCAGCCCTGAACCGAAGCCTTCGGGTTCGGGAACCGGCGTGTCCTGTGCGTTGCGGCCAACAGACACCATGCTCCTAACATAGCCCCTTGGCCCTCGGCAGAGGACCGCGGCTCAGCCGGCCATTGTGCTGGCGGCCTTCGCGGGGGAGACCGGGGCGTCCGCTGGCCGCACCGTTCCGGCTGAGCCGTCCACGGTCACGCGCTGGCCGGTCCGCAGCAGGGTGGTCGCGTCCGGCACGCCCACCACGGCGGGGATGCCGTATTCGCGGGCCACCACGGCCCCGTGCGAGATCACTCCGCCCATCTCCATCACCAGGGCGCCGGCGGTCATGAACAACGGGGTCCAGCCCGGGTCGGTGGATGGTGCCACGAGGATTTCCCCGGGCTCCAGGTGGGCGCCCACCGGGTCCAGGATGACCCGCACCGTTCCGGTAGCGGTGCCGGCCGACGCCGGTGTCCCGGCGAGGGCATCGGAAGCGGGGGACTTCGCCATCACCGCGGCCTCCACATCCGTGCCGTCGGAGAGCAGGATCCGTGGAATCCGGCGGCGGCGCAGTTCGACGTCGTAAAGCCGGCGGCGGGCCGCCACGATGTCTTTGAGGTCGGCACCCCGCAACCCCACGCGGACTTCGTCGAATTCGAGGAAATACACATCATCCGCTACGGCGATCGAACCGGACCGGGCCAGTTCGCCGCCGATGACATTGAACTGGCGGCGCATCTCCGCGAGCGTGAGGATGATGTAGAACTTCGGCAGTTCGCGCAGTCCCGACAACTGCCGGGTCCGGCGCAGGCAGAACTCCACCGCCCGGGCCCTGAGCTGGCCGCGGGCCCGGGTCCGTTCCACGAGATCGCGGATCCTGGCCTCGGCGTGTTCCTCCGCGCGGGCGAACTGCCGGTCGGGGGCTTGCTCGGGGTCCTCCACGTGGAGGTAGTTCGAGATCATGCCGAGGATGTGGTCCGGCTTCTCCGACCACCGCGGCATGCCAAGGTCGATCTCGGCCACGGCGCGGTGGCCGTAGTGATCCAGGAACCCGTGCAGTCCGGTCTGCGCCACCGTGGGCAGCGTGCCGGCCGCGTACATGGCGGCCAGTTCTCCCGGGCCGTGGGCCAGGAACGCCTCGCGGGACGCGGCATTCGCGCCGATGGTGACGGCCAGCTGCCAGAGCTCAAGATCCATCTCGGTGGTGACGTTGTTCGGCAGCCCCCGCAGCACCGCCTCGAGTTCCCGCGGCTGCGCGATGCCGCGCAACAGCCTGCGGGCGGCGGCCAGCATGAGGTAACCCACGGACGGTGCCGGCAGCGTCGCCAGGATCAGCCCGTCCACGGTGCGCTCCAGGATGCGCTCGGCGTGATCGAGCCGGCCAAATGCGGTGGCCGGCTCCGGCAGGACCAGCTCCGCCTCGAGGCGCTTTCCGTAGTCGAAGGCGCGGCGCAGTTCTGTTGCCGGCCGCACTGTGGCCCGCAACATGGCTGGAACCAGCCGGACTATCATCGCAAGGCTGTCCATGCCTTCGGCGCTGCGTGTTTGCGGGCTGCCTGAGCCGGGCTTCCGCGCGGCAGGCGTCTCCGCGGCGCGGGGGCGGGTCCGCCGCGGCGTCCGTGCGCGCAAGCCGAATCGGGGGTCCTCCAGGAGCGTCGGGAAGACGGCGCCTGACCTTCCGTCCGCGAGCGGGAGCATCCGCAACAGGTAGCGGCGGCCGTACTTATTGTGAACGAAGGGCGTCATGTCCACGTACATGCGCAGGCCCGGGTTGATGAACTGCCACAGTCCCCTGCGGTTCCGCATGGAGCCCAGCACGTAGAGTCCGATGGGGGTGAGCGGACGGGTCAGGCCCTGGAGCAGGGTGCCGCACAGGTACACACGGGTGTCAGTGGCGGGCCTCGACTCCGCGCCAACAGGCTCGGCGGCAGCCGGGTCCGGCAACGGATACAAAGTAGTGATGGGCCGCGACTGCGTCACCCAGATCTTGCCGCCAGCGTCGATCACCCATTCCACATCCTGCGGGGCCCCGAACAGCCGCTGGATGGTATGGCCCAGCGCCGTCAGTTCATGGATACGGGCGTCATCCAGGGCCGACGGCCGGCCGGCCGGAGGCTGCCCCGGGGAGCGGAGCAGGACACGTCCCGTCGCCGTATCCACGACGAAATGGTCCGGGTTCACGCTGCCGGAGACCACCGCCTGGCCCGGCCCGGCGCTCGCATCGATGACCGTTTCGGTCCGGGTGCCCGTGACGGGATTGGCAGTGAACAGCACACCGGCCGTGGTGGCGGCGACGACGTCCTGGACGACGACGGCGAGTCCGACCTCGCGGTGGCTGATCCCGTTGGTGGAGCGGTAGGCCACTGCGCGCTCAGTCCAGAGCGAGGCCCAGCAGCGGCGGACCGACTCGACCACTGCATCGGCCCCGGAGATGTCGAGGAAGGAATCCTGCAGCCCGGCGAAGCTGGCGAACGGCAGGTCCTCGGCGGTCGCGGAGGACCTGACCGCCACTGCGGCACCGGGGCCGAGCGCGGCATACGCGGCGCGGACGGCGGAATCCACATCGGCGGGAATCGGCGCGGTCACAATCATTTCCCGTGCCTGCCTCGCCAGTTCGCGCAGGTCCAGTGGGGGATGCTGTTCCTCGGTGCGGGCCAAGGCGGGGTGGGCGGCGTCGGGGGATGGGCCCGGCCGTCCAGATCCGGGCTGCGCTATTCCGTAGTGGGCTGTTCCGTAGGGCGCGTCCAGCCGGGCCGCCAGTGCCGCCAAACCGGCCGGGGCGGCCTTCCGGTAGGCGGCCGTGGTGAGACAGAAGCCGCGCGGCACGGGGAACCCGGCCGCCATGAGCTTGCCAAGGT from Arthrobacter sp. NicSoilB8 harbors:
- a CDS encoding cold-shock protein gives rise to the protein MATGTVKWFNAEKGFGFIAPDDGSADVFAHYSAIATSGYRSLDENQKVEFDVTQGPKGPQAENIRPL
- a CDS encoding amino acid transporter, which translates into the protein MTTLSRPPADPSAPRPGAGDHFRNWLLFGLQDAKGTHQGPGAVSDSHLKKHTWWQVMCLTGVDYFSTLGYQPAIAALAAGVISPLATLVLVAVTLLGALPVYRRVAGESPRGEGSIAMLERLLPRWGGKLLVLVLLGFAATDFMITMTLSAADATAHAIENPFAPAWMQGQNVAVTLVLLAMLSAVFLRGFKEAIGVAVVLVGLYLGLNVIVVITTIFEVIAHPVAVDNWWLALTTQHGNPLMVVGIALLVFPKLALGLSGFETGVAVMPQIRGHATDTEKNPEGRIKGARRLLTTAAVIMSAFLVTTSFTTVVLIPEQEFQPGGQANGRALAYLAHEYLGAGFGTVYDISTIAILWFAGASAMAGLLNLVPRYLPRYGMAPEWARAVRPLVLVFTLVGFLITWLFDADVDAQGGAYATGVLVLMTSAAVAVTFSARSKRQRKRSIGFGIIAVVFIYTTVANIFERPEGLRIAALFILGIIVISLLSRIRRSFELHATHVRMDTPALEFLAANETGPIAIIAHEPLRLSAEAYRDKLTSAIEVSHLPVDYQALFLEVVVDDSSDFETELEVRGVIRHGYQILEVHGPVVPNTIASVLLHIRDVTGLMPHIYFRWTEGNPITNLMRFLAFGEGEIAPVTREVLREAEPDVTRRPWVHVG
- a CDS encoding response regulator, translating into MSAVLVVDDDPHLLRALRITLQAHGYAVSTAADGRSALLKARQEPPAVVILDLGLPDLDGTAVIRELRGWSSVPVLVLSARHGSEDKVQALDAGADDYITKPFGLDELLARLRAVLRRSIEPDHEAVVSTANFTVDLAKRRVIREGQDVRLTPTEWKMLDVLVRNPEKLITQQQLLSAVWGPAYAKETNYLRVYMAQLRRKLEPDTANPRHLLTEAGIGYRFMP
- a CDS encoding DUF4118 domain-containing protein yields the protein MARGTLRIFLGAAPGVGKTYEMLEEAHRLGERGEDVAVAFALDHGRPDTRALMAGLEVIPPRRLGHRGAEAEEMDLDAVLARAPETVVVDDYAHTNVPGSRNPKRWQDVDELLDAGINVLSTLNIAHLASLGDVVSAITGVRQAETVPAEVEPDEVVPDDVVRRADQIDLVDIPPELLRQRLSDGKIYPADQIDAALSDYFRLGNLSALRELALLWLADRVDEGLAKYRAEHGIQDSWPARERIVVGLTGGPEGEALIRRGARILTRVSGGDLLAVHVRAAGGVASESPQALERQRRLVQDMGGSYHIVAGEDPAAALLDFARSVNATQIVVGISRHKNIAGVLGRLLGSGVGTRVVRGSGDIDVHMVSHPLGGQGTGVPRPRDLGRARVAVGLVLAVLLPALLQLLLAFLNPQQNVATAMLVQLSGSVAVALVGGLWPAVLAALWSSLLVNYFSTPPTGNLFISDPQNYLALFVFVGVSAAVAVVVDLSARRSKEAARARAEAATLSDLTRGAAGSEDTVQSLLEQARTVFQVRGTALFSQGTHGGGAWRLLASAGDVPANHAPDGENVEEINPTTRLVLYGRILPASDRRLLAAFGVHLAAQLERQQLVASRREMMRLAESNTMRTSILRAVSHDLRTPLAGIKLAVGGLRRTGVRYTPQEEQELLATIEECSDRLDLLVGNLLDMSRITSDSVSPRLRPLRWYEVIPGALHGVPPGRVRVELPANMPEIDADQGMLERVIANIVENAVKYAPDSDIVVVGTAGGLSPATLRGRPAGELRIIDHGRGVPAERVLDMFRPFQRLDDDARGAGIGLGLAVAKGFTEAMGGRLAAEATPGGGLTMVITLPLSTGVPFDARPGRAPLEPQSALTGRRHRPPLSVIGQETGQDARQDTP
- a CDS encoding PEP/pyruvate-binding domain-containing protein encodes the protein MGSAEGRAPESLVVDLSELGSAPLPLVGGKAMNLGKLMAAGFPVPRGFCLTTAAYRKAAPAGLAALAARLDAPYGTAHYGIAQPGSGRPGPSPDAAHPALARTEEQHPPLDLRELARQAREMIVTAPIPADVDSAVRAAYAALGPGAAVAVRSSATAEDLPFASFAGLQDSFLDISGADAVVESVRRCWASLWTERAVAYRSTNGISHREVGLAVVVQDVVAATTAGVLFTANPVTGTRTETVIDASAGPGQAVVSGSVNPDHFVVDTATGRVLLRSPGQPPAGRPSALDDARIHELTALGHTIQRLFGAPQDVEWVIDAGGKIWVTQSRPITTLYPLPDPAAAEPVGAESRPATDTRVYLCGTLLQGLTRPLTPIGLYVLGSMRNRRGLWQFINPGLRMYVDMTPFVHNKYGRRYLLRMLPLADGRSGAVFPTLLEDPRFGLRARTPRRTRPRAAETPAARKPGSGSPQTRSAEGMDSLAMIVRLVPAMLRATVRPATELRRAFDYGKRLEAELVLPEPATAFGRLDHAERILERTVDGLILATLPAPSVGYLMLAAARRLLRGIAQPRELEAVLRGLPNNVTTEMDLELWQLAVTIGANAASREAFLAHGPGELAAMYAAGTLPTVAQTGLHGFLDHYGHRAVAEIDLGMPRWSEKPDHILGMISNYLHVEDPEQAPDRQFARAEEHAEARIRDLVERTRARGQLRARAVEFCLRRTRQLSGLRELPKFYIILTLAEMRRQFNVIGGELARSGSIAVADDVYFLEFDEVRVGLRGADLKDIVAARRRLYDVELRRRRIPRILLSDGTDVEAAVMAKSPASDALAGTPASAGTATGTVRVILDPVGAHLEPGEILVAPSTDPGWTPLFMTAGALVMEMGGVISHGAVVAREYGIPAVVGVPDATTLLRTGQRVTVDGSAGTVRPADAPVSPAKAASTMAG
- a CDS encoding alpha/beta hydrolase, whose protein sequence is MVSVGRNAQDTPVPEPEGFGSGLVDDAARRDAALPDFDWSALPEGVLRGEFEAPSGTLATITSGDPGNPRVLLIPGATGSKEDFILMLPELAAAGYFVLSCDIAGQYESARAGPENLAPPRTHYDYELFRDDLIAMLDAGDGAAHVVGYSFAATVAQLAFQQRPEMFRSLTLISCPPEPGQCFRGLPFVGWFSGLVNSRAGAALMIWGIRSNVARVAPMRLRFVKSRFAYTRRASVVDIIGLMKHTPDLRQLLAAATLPKFVAVGEHDLWPLGLHRRFAQSIGAKISVYRGGHSPSETSPYQISRDLIALFDGPVSD